Proteins from a single region of Xenopus laevis strain J_2021 chromosome 9_10S, Xenopus_laevis_v10.1, whole genome shotgun sequence:
- the LOC121399172 gene encoding uncharacterized protein LOC121399172 gives MENQDGRRVKIAVEGGFEERKKKEFFSENLKMRDTIRFEVEPEYRQGKDLRFLVIEILEKYLKVEREHYFCLQEFYTRGVYDVTLVNEKLCENAFDLYLIFKGDPAFKGIKVLPLFQNKEKLLTIHMYDPFISSQEIEAFLFRYCDKVFYKGEVLNSFGTWNGKRRYLVTFKKDQKSYGGLCRPPPLVYINRSRGFLFYAGMPFFCKKCKDHGHTEDNCIRCLECVGMNHTKRECPRNVCQKCYAHGHAAEDCPVPAYVLEPSGGEEVVNVQQEIMEENVVQEPEKGVVAGGSGGVPDPSELSVQEDSAVEPEIMEIDTRNLKRGGEEVSVKLSKSEKKSQKKTERATKKQKKSEKVFSSEVTASSEVTASEKIEDFLSEVTASEKIEVFHSDVDSDHDSLVIREFSSTALPRIEECSDGGGEKSPILQISRK, from the exons ATGGAGAATCAAGACGGAAGAAGAGTGAAGATTGCGGTGGAAGGAGGTTTTGAGGAGAGAAAGAAGAaggagtttttttcggagaatttGAAAATGAGAGACACTATTCGTTTTGAAGTTGAGCCGGAGTACAGGCAAGGTAAAGACTTACGATTTTTGGTTATTGAGATTTTGGAGAAATATTTGAAAGTGGAAAGAGAGCATTATTTTTGTCTGCAAGAATTCTACACAAGAGGTGTGTATGATGTTACTCTTGTAAATGAGAAACTTTGCGAGAATGCttttgatttatatttaattttcaaaggaGACCCTGCATTTAAGGGCATAAAAGTCTTGCCGCTGtttcaaaacaaagaaaaactgcTTACAATTCATATGTATGATCCCTTTATTTCATCACAAGAAATTGAGGCTTTTCTTTTTCGTTATTGTGATAAAGTTTTTTATAAAGGGGAAGTATTAAATTCTTTTGGTACATGGAATGGCAAAAGAAGATATTTGGTGACTTTCAAAAAGGATCAAAAGAGTTATGGCGGGCTTTGTAGGCCTCCTCCTTTGGTGTATATTAATAGGAGTCGAG GTTTTCTTTTCTACGCCGGAATGCCGTTCTTTTGCAAGAAATGCAAAGATCACGGCCATACTGAGGATAATTGTATCCGTTGCTTGGAGTGTGTTGGCATGAATCACACAAAAAGAGAGTGTCCACGGAACGTATGCCAGAAGTGCTATGCGCATGGTCATGCGGCAGAGGACTGTCCTGTTCCTGCGTATGTGCTGGAGCCGAGTGGTGGAGAGGAGGTGGTGAATGTGCAGCAGGAGATTATGGAAGAGAATGTTGTGCAGGAACCTGAGAAAGGGGTTGTGGCAGGAGGTAGTGGTGGTGTGCCCGATCCTTCAGAGTTGTCTGTGCAAGAAGATTCAGCTGTGGAGCCTGAAATAATGGAGATTGATACTAGAAATTTGAAAAGAGGTGGAGAGGAGGTGTCTGTAAAATTATCAAAAAGTGAGAAGAAAAGTCAAAAGAAAACTGAAAGAGCaacaaagaaacagaaaaaaagtgagaAGGTTTTTTCTAGTGAAGTGACTGCATCTAGTGAAGTGACTGCATCTGAGAAGATTGAAGATTTTCTTAGTGAAGTGACTGCATCTGAGAAGATTGAGGTGTTTCATAGTGATGTGGACAGTGATCATGATTCCTTAGTGATTCGTGAATTTTCTTCCACAGCTCTTCCAAGAATAGAGGAATGTAGTGACGGAGGAGGAGAAAAAAGTCCGATCCTACAAATTTCTCGAAAGTAA